From a single Sander vitreus isolate 19-12246 chromosome 2, sanVit1, whole genome shotgun sequence genomic region:
- the LOC144528621 gene encoding uncharacterized protein LOC144528621 — MDDLRGCVGSVVWADIVSRLQQEMKNGDIYDEVFSQIWGALGPQSTDSSTLRQSLTDDDTLGAGAQPPDNSNVSAEQGPRPVEELTDVGPQSTDSSTLADTLGAGMLCGSHCADLTSVGSIEVKRSCTVIKNKWYCDC; from the exons ATGGACGATCTGCGTGGCTGTGTGGGCAGTGTGGTGTGGGCAGACATTGTCAGCAGACTTCAGCAAGAAATGAAAAATGGAGATATCTATGACGAGGTCTTCTCTCAGATCTGGGGAGCTTTAG gTCCACAATCTACAGACTCCTCCACACTTCGGCAAAGTTTGACCGATGACGACACCCTTGGAGCAG GTGCACAACCTCCAGACAACAGTAATGTTTCAGCAGAGCAAGGCCCAAGACCAGTTGAAGAGTTGACCGATGTGGGTCCACAATCTACAGACTCATCCACACTTGCGGACACCCTTGGAGCAG GCATGCTGTGTGGATCTCACTGTGCGGATCTCACAAGTGTAGGCTCAATAGAGGTCAAGAGATCGTGCACCGTGATCAAGAACAAGTGGTACTGTGATTGTTGA